The following coding sequences are from one Leguminivora glycinivorella isolate SPB_JAAS2020 chromosome 7, LegGlyc_1.1, whole genome shotgun sequence window:
- the LOC125227982 gene encoding probable G-protein coupled receptor Mth-like 1 translates to MAERERRAGPGPPAELAAGSGMCDVRATRSRGNHHAVAAGGGVAGGGGRRRRAAGGRGRAAVLRGRAHAGRRRAAGAVVTRAAAAAFCVEDSEARPWAPRVYAPARNSFLKPGQLPPHWRLADGALPACADLRVLPAAAAPYALLANNGSIMLRSPPRVLPTTRYCADHDAALVCLEDDERPPSKCCGAGKVYDGAGCVLDDVRAAAAWQELRSFAGEADVSVGWPACPPGMQYSVSGVLAKATLEGNGSLRLASGLQVAGGAWCAEAVEGSAGARVLACAAVQPESPRSPRHLLYGCGLAVGAAFLAATLAAGCALPAAHHALHWRCQTQYVASLMLADILLAGTQLAADQVPPTLCRALAVCMHFLFLAAFFWLNTMCFNIWWTFRDFRPTSLERGQESWRLRVYTVYAWGGPLCIAGLAALLDALPPPPEGPDLLRPRFGDQRCWFYGDAEILVYFFGPVGVLLLVNLALFVSTTRQLTCGLWRRDEVKSTSERAALGRVCAKLVVVMGVTWGADVVSWVAGGPEYVWYGTDLLNALQGVLIFLVVGAQPAALAALRSALARCCRAPAPPARRRPDRATHSSTHLPSCGESLTNTTAAPPSSAASASAPPAKLPMETVC, encoded by the exons ATGGCGGAGCGGGAGCGGCGAGCGGGGCCGGGGCCGCCGGCCGAGCTTGCAGCCGGCAGCGGCA TGTGCGATGTGCGTGCGACTCGATCCCGCGGTAACCACCATGCTGTCGCTGCTGGCGGCGGCGTTGCTGGCGGTGGCGGGCGCCGACGGCGTGCGGCCGGCGGCCGTGGCCGTGCCGCGGTGCTGCGCGGGCGGGCGCACGCTGGCCGCCGACGCGCTGCAGGCGCCGTGGTcacgcgcgccgccgccgccgccttcTGCGTCGAGGACTCCGAGGCGCGCCCGTGGGCGCCCCGCGTGTACGCGCCCGCGCGGAACTCCTTCCTCAAGCCGGGCCAGCTGCCGCCGCACTGGCGGCTGGCGGACGGCGCGCTGCCGGCCTGCGCCGACCTGCGCGTGCTGCCCGCGGCCGCGGCGCCCTACGCGCTGCTCGCCAACAACGGCTCCATCATGCTGCGGAGCCCGCCGCGCGTGCTGCCGACGACGCGGTACTGCGCCGACCACGACGCCGCGCTCGTGTGCCTCGAGGACGACGAGCGGCCGCCGTCCAAGTGCTGCGGAGCCGGCAAAGTGTACGACGGCGCAGGCTGCGTGCTGGATGACGTGCGCGCGGCGGCCGCGTGGCAGGAGCTACGCTCGTTCGCCGGCGAGGCGGACGTGAGCGTGGGCTGGCCGGCGTGCCCGCCGGGCATGCAGTACTCGGTGTCGGGGGTGCTGGCGAAGGCGACGCTGGAAGGCAACGGGTCGCTGCGGCTGGCGAGCGGGCTGCAGGTGGCGGGCGGCGCGTGGTGCGCGGAGGCGGTGGAGGGCTCGGCGGGCGCGCGCGTGTTGGCGTGCGCGGCCGTGCAGCCGGAGAGTCCGCGCTCGCCGCGGCACCTGCTGTACGGGTGCGGGCTGGCGGTGGGCGCGGCGTTCCTGGCGGCGACGCTGGCGGCGGGCTGCGCGCTGCCGGCGGCGCACCACGCGCTGCACTGGCGCTGCCAGACGCAGTACGTGGCCTCGCTGATGCTGGCCGACATCCTGCTGGCTGGCACGCAGCTCGCCGCCGACCAGGTGCCGCCCACGTTGTGCCGAGCTCTAG CGGTGTGCATGCACTTCCTGTTCCTGGCCGCCTTCTTCTGGCTCAACACCATGTGCTTCAACATCTGGTGGACGTTCCG GGACTTCCGTCCGACGAGCCTGGAGCGCGGGCAGGAGTCGTGGCGGCTGCGCGTGTACACGGTGTACGCGTGGGGCGGGCCGCTGTGCATCGCCGGGCTGGCGGCGTTGCTGGAcgcgctgccgccgccgcccgagGGGCCCGACCTGCTGCGCCCGCGCTTCGGCGACCAGCGCTGCTGGTTCTACGGCGACGCCGAGATCCTCGTCTACTTCTTCGGCCCCGTGGGCGTGCTGCTGCTCGTCAACCTGGCGCTCTTCGTCTCCACCACCCGCCAGCTCACCTGCGGCCTCTGGCGCCGCGACGAGGTCAAGTCCACCAGTGAACG GGCCGCCTTGGGGCGCGTGTGCGCCAAGCTGGTGGTGGTGATGGGCGTGACGTGGGGCGCGGACGTGGTGTCGTGGGTGGCGGGCGGGCCCGAGTACGTGTGGTACGGCACGGACCTGCTGAACGCGCTGCAGGGCGTGCTCATCTTCCTGGTGGTGGGCGCGCAGCCGGCCGCGCTGGCGGCGCTGCGCTCGGCGCTGGCGCGCTGCTGccgcgcgcccgcgccgcccgcgcgccgccgccccGACCGCGCCACGCACTCCTCCACGCACCTGCCCTCCTGCGGCGAGTCGCTCACCAACACCACGGCCGCGCCGCCCTCCAGCGCCGCCTCCGCTTCCGCGCCTCCCGCCAAACTCCCCATGGAGACCGTGTGTTGA